The Belonocnema kinseyi isolate 2016_QV_RU_SX_M_011 chromosome 2, B_treatae_v1, whole genome shotgun sequence nucleotide sequence AGCTGGCGTTTTAAATGAGGCTGGGTGAACAATTCAAACAGTTGAATCGTGAAAAATTCAGGAGCTCGAATATGATGCACTACGCACCTTGGATACATGAGCAAGTGACAATGGACAACCAGCGTTATTATGCCCAATATATGGATGATTTATCCCACTTTCATCACCGAACAGAGCCTCTCGATGAAGACAGTGAACAAACTGGAGACGAAATGCACGAAACAATGAATTCTGCTACTTCCGGCGAACGCAGTCCCAGCGCCGATATTTTTCGTCTCGAATTCGCCGCTACCCAATGGTCCAAACTAGTCTCAAATGCAGAAGGCCTCTTCAACAAACTGATCGGCAGCAATATTTTGCCGCACACCGAGCAAGATCAGATCGAACAATGGCTGTGTTTAAAGCAGGAATACGAAGAATGTATCACGAGCGATGACACAGCGAGTTTCCAAGGTCTCGCAGAAAATGCAAGAAGGTCCCTGGAAATAATCGAGGAAGTTACGGAGACAGACGAGAAGACAGATGAATCCGGAAATCGAATGGAGTATCGAGAGAGGTCAGAAAGTTGTTCCGACTTCGAGAGCGAAATCTCGGAAGAGGACGACGACGAGGACGAAGATCAGAGTGACACTAATTCCGAGAATCCAGATTTTATCGAGAAACTTGACGAATGTATGAACAAATTCAAAGTCGAGACGGACAGGCTCATCGAGCTGAAGAAGGATGAATTCAAGGATGCGAGTAATCCCATCATTTCGTCTCTTCCACAATTATCAAGGAACAACAACGACTCGCTGCCAATTGGTAAACCCATGCCCATGAGAAATCCAAATATGAGAAGAAACTCGATGCTTCCGGGTTCTGAAATGAGCAACGGATTGTTAGCGTTCAATGACAACTTCAAACTCGCTCAGAATCAAAACCTTCAAATGGATTCCTCGAAATACATGGCGGCAGTGTCACAAAATCTCGATGTGGAGTCTCGCAATATCAACGACGAGATAGTAATGATGGCACAGACGAATTCTCCGAATTTGTTTCGGGATGCTCTTCGCAATACCGATAGTCCCGGGCCTGTCAAGGAATTGAAAACTTTAGCCAAGAGCAATAAAGCGAAGCAGAAGGAAGTGATGAAAATTCAGTCTGACCTCCTGGGTGCTCACAAACGAATCGACGAGTTACAGTCAGCGATTGAAGCCAAAGAGCGTTTTATAGCCGAGATGATTAAAAATTCGGACACAAGGACAAGTGCGAAAAATAGGTTTCAGCGGAAGACGAGAAAACTGAAGCAGGACTATTACAATACGAAAAAGCATCTGGCTCAAGCGCAATTTGCATTTAGGAATAACGAGACCGGCGAAAGATCAACACACAAGCGGGAAATTGAACTGTACGAGAACATGGCGTTTGACTACAAGCAGAAATTGATAGACATCGAGAAAATAACACAAATCGCGGGAGATTCGGCGAAAAGAGTGAGCGAATTAGAAACTTCGCTCTTTTCCTCGAAGAAGCAAATGGAGGAGCTGAAGCGTCAGCTTCAGAAAGAGGAGCGGCTGAAAAAGCAGCTGGAGGATGAGGTGATCGAGGATCAGAGGAAAATTCGAGAATTGGAGGCAAAGTATAATTTGACAGCGTCCAAGTTAAAAGAAATACAGTCCGAGAGTGAGGATGAAATAGCGAGGTCCAGAAATGAGAGCATCGGCAAAAAGAAAAACCTATTAGATGTGAGTGCGAGAATTTCACATCTGGATCATGTTCTGAAAGAAAAGTCGATGGACCTGGAGAAGACTGCTGATACGGATGAGAAGGAGGCGTTGCGACACGAAATTCGTAATCTTCGACGCACGCGGGATTGTTTGGTGGACGAAAAGTGCGATCTGGATCAGAAGTATCAGAAGGAGAGAACGTTAACGACCGACAACAAACGGAAGTTGCTAGAGTGTGGAGAAACGATAGAAGCCATCGACGCTATGATTGAGCACAAGAATGAAATGATCTGTGGCAGGAAGGCATTCGCGGAAGATCGAAATCAAATCAAGAATGGCGAGTTGGTACTTGAAAATCTGGCGAAATTGACCGACGGTGAGATGAAGAAtatctttcagaaatattttacgaAAGTTATCGATTTGAAGGAGACCCTGAAGTGTCTGGAGGATGAGCGCTTGGAACTGGAAAAGCAAAATATGAAATTGGAGGGACACATTCGATATTTGACGGGCTGTTTAGATGCAATGCAAATTCACTCGGACAAGAGAGAAATTGTTTTGAAGGAGAAATTTGAGCGCCAGAAGACTGTTATGTTGAAGCAATTGGCTGAGAATTCAAGCAGTTCGGATCACGATAAAATAGATAATGATTCGGAACTCAAACGATATAGGAGAGAAAATTATTCCTTGAGGAAAAGACTTCACGAAGCAGAGGCTAATCAGAAAGTTCGAGCAACGAAAGTAACGAGGGAGAAGAATAAGTTGATTATTCAGAAAAAGTGATGtcggtaatttttcaattttattgttcaAAGAAGTACAGGGTGGTTGCTCGACCGAAAAATCTAtctaatcacttgaaatatcaaaatCATCATTTGTTTTATAATAACTAATTATATAACTTTATATAATTTTACCGCCTGGGATGCAATTTTAAATGAGTTTGGTTTCAGCTTTTTTTatgttaactttaatttttaactttttcggtTCTGAAATCATTCAgactttaaaaattgagaaacaaaCGCGTCacttaaaatcacaaaaaaaactaccattaatgtttattaattatatttaacagaTTGGTCGCTAGAACGAAAACTGGGAATTTTTCGAGaacgggaaatgacagtgaatttattttttgaccgggaattttacaaattttagaaggaaaatctgtcattttagatttttatttttcggtaaacatgtttaatttaaagaattttaaaatgcagtcttgacagacttaaacaattacaaattaaaggcgttcgaaattgaaaatgtttgataatcaaattttttacttgatcAACGCTAAATACAAATTAAGTATAAATAACCATTGAACACTTATTTTTCTTAGAACAATTCGAGTAATTTTTAAAGGTATTtagagattttgaaaagattcaaaattattttaaaacttgaaatgatttcaagtaaattcaacGAAGCATGTTAcgagaaatttcaactatttgtaccgaaatttcggtgccaATAGCtatggcctaatttaaaacaaaacgtagattttcccagattttcaacaaaaaatgcataagattttaagaaatgtggaaaggttaaaaaaaataaaaatatttacttaagatgtctagaaaaattattttttatgttgagaaattatttgaaattcgaatcattttaaatgatgtttcgaagttgtgaaaaacgtttgataataaatgtaaattaaaatttttttgatgcgGGATGTATATTTTTCAAGACTGAAatcaaattataagtttttttttaaagaatatctaaactattttatttaaaattataataattcaacttctcatgtaaaaattgttaagttaaaaaaaatagaattgttcaacttttaatctttctagcttaaaattggttaaaatactatcattctttaatttgaaaatgtaatgaacgatttttcaatttcgagcattgaaaataataacatggatttatatttttggaactgaatctgaatctttgaagtctgcaattatttataaaagttaaaaattcattttccattaattccaggattttttttcttatattaaaacggccaccatgtttaaattttctataaataaaagttaacaaaaccagaaaacttaaataaaattgaataataaaattattaagaccTGGAAATTGTATATagttcctgaaattttaaaacacgaattttcagatcccgattttaaatcataaattaatgaaatttcaaatttacgaaagaataaaaaaattgtttaatattatatatatatatatatatcttaaaatattttattttatatacgtgcatcttgaaattaaaaacatcttAGGAAATTTTATAGCATTTGATAATGAAtttcgtgtttaaaaatatttcgttaattttataattttagcaattttaaattgaaattttagtataatttctttaacttatactttcaattatatttcagtttcgttgataaaaatttttggtattttaatttttttcggtaatctaaaatttaggaaatttttattttttggaaaaattctattTCAGGAATGCTAATATCaattatgttttaattatgtcatccctaaaatattcaattttttaaccgttCAACATGAAATTTTCTTCTATACATAACAGCACTTTActgcttatttaaaattgaacgttaaaattttaattgttctatttcaaaaattttaatttttaattgaaagttttcatttttaaatttttaaataagaattgaatattttttaatttgaaacgccttacaaattaaaaaatgtacttttaattttaaaaaatgttcagtttttag carries:
- the LOC117168174 gene encoding kinesin-like protein costa, whose protein sequence is MRLGEQFKQLNREKFRSSNMMHYAPWIHEQVTMDNQRYYAQYMDDLSHFHHRTEPLDEDSEQTGDEMHETMNSATSGERSPSADIFRLEFAATQWSKLVSNAEGLFNKLIGSNILPHTEQDQIEQWLCLKQEYEECITSDDTASFQGLAENARRSLEIIEEVTETDEKTDESGNRMEYRERSESCSDFESEISEEDDDEDEDQSDTNSENPDFIEKLDECMNKFKVETDRLIELKKDEFKDASNPIISSLPQLSRNNNDSLPIGKPMPMRNPNMRRNSMLPGSEMSNGLLAFNDNFKLAQNQNLQMDSSKYMAAVSQNLDVESRNINDEIVMMAQTNSPNLFRDALRNTDSPGPVKELKTLAKSNKAKQKEVMKIQSDLLGAHKRIDELQSAIEAKERFIAEMIKNSDTRTSAKNRFQRKTRKLKQDYYNTKKHLAQAQFAFRNNETGERSTHKREIELYENMAFDYKQKLIDIEKITQIAGDSAKRVSELETSLFSSKKQMEELKRQLQKEERLKKQLEDEVIEDQRKIRELEAKYNLTASKLKEIQSESEDEIARSRNESIGKKKNLLDVSARISHLDHVLKEKSMDLEKTADTDEKEALRHEIRNLRRTRDCLVDEKCDLDQKYQKERTLTTDNKRKLLECGETIEAIDAMIEHKNEMICGRKAFAEDRNQIKNGELVLENLAKLTDGEMKNIFQKYFTKVIDLKETLKCLEDERLELEKQNMKLEGHIRYLTGCLDAMQIHSDKREIVLKEKFERQKTVMLKQLAENSSSSDHDKIDNDSELKRYRRENYSLRKRLHEAEANQKVRATKVTREKNKLIIQKK